The genomic stretch CTCTCTCACTTGTCTCTCACTGGCCTCTGAGCCCAACTGAACCAAGATGTCTCGCAGTGCTAATCCGCCACCGGAACGATCCAGCAGTATCAAAATCATCTGCTGACGTGATGTGACTTCACGCCCCACGCGCCTTGGAGGGAGGTAGCGGCTGGGGCGGAACCGCACGGTTACACAACCAGCCGAATCCTCGATTTCAGGCACGGGCAACCCCGCCTCCTGAGTCACTTCCACCATCTTAAGCGTCCCGCGCCCCCATGATTCGATGATGCCGCGCCGGAAGAGTACGCCTGCGATAAGCGGGTTCCAAGGAAGCGATTCGTGTGGTTGGAACAACGCCTGAGCCGTCAAGCCAAAGTGCAGGGTCCCGGACGAAGTAACTTCTAGTCGGTCGTCGTAAACCGCGACGGCCACGGACCCGCCGCCGATTGAGTAGTCACGGTGGCAAAACGCATTCGCGAGTGCTTCTCGGAGTGCAAGCGGAGGATAGAGTGGATCATCTTCACGCTCGAACAGGCCAGGAAGAACACGGCCTGCGATAGGGAGGTTCAGACGCAGAAACCTCTCGGCGTGGCGGAGGAGCGAGAAGATGTTACCGTGGAACTGCCGATTGTCGATAAATTCTGTTCGATCAGTTCCGCGAAAACGAGCCACGCGCAGCAGGCATTGCGGGAACTCCGCCTCGAGATGTTCCGGGCGTCCAAATAGAACCACGCTGGCGCGGGACAGAACACCGTCGCGCATCAATCCAAAGCCACGTAACGACTGTTCAATGTCGCGCGAACCAGGATCTTCCGCACGCCCTCGACGAATTGCCTCATCAAGAGTCCGCCAAAGCTCGTCGGTGTCAAGGTCAGATGGGTTCCACCCGGTTGCTGGCTGATTCTCCCATCGCTGTTCCCCGTGGAGCCGTTCGAACAGCATTCTATTGTATTCGTCGCGCGACATCTGGAGACTTGTGTTTCCAACACGACGGTAGGCCACACCCTTATAGGAGTATGGGCGGGCCTGGCCTTGCGTAACCGAGGCAACGATGACTTCCCTGCCATCACCTACGGGAACACGATCAATCGTGGGAAACACCGGGGGATCAATCAATCTAGCTTCCTGCGCCAAGTCCTCAAACGTGCTGTCACTGACTTGTTGACCAAGCACTCGGCGATCCGAAGACACCCCGAATAGTACGCGACCGCCTCGGTGATTCAACATCGCGCACAGAGCTCTCGCTGCTTCACGACGTTCACCGGTGGTAGCTTTGAATTCGAGCGTTTCGGATTCACCATCTGCTACCCAAGTTCCCAGAAGTTTCGCATCGATCATTCTTAAGTCCCCCAAGGCGTCGTTGCCGACTCACGGAGTCTGGCTCGCTCGGTCAGGTTGCCTCCCTCAATTCCGACACGATCCTGGCGATCCGGTCGACCTTGGTTTCCATATCTCCTTCAGCCTCTTGGTGCGGCACTTGGAAGACCTGGATTGCACCCGCGAAGGCTCCCGATTGCTTGTTGAACCCCGGGTTGATGATGGCAATCGATACGGCCTCAAGTTGGGCGAGGGCTTCTTTGACACCGCATCGTCCAGACGCGCTGTCTCGCCCAAACCATGAGAACCGGTCCCACCTCCCTGCCAGAGGACCTTTACGATGCTTCTTGAGTCGAGCGAACAAAGTGCGCTTTGTTCCCAAGCCGGCTTCGCCAATGTAGAGCAGTTTTCCGTCTCCGTATAGGCAGTACACGCCAACGAAGTTACGGAAATCCCCAGCCTTTCCACGCTCAGCCGAACTCGGAGCGCCCCGCCTGGCAAGCGGCGTCTTTTCACGTCCCAGTAATTGACCTGCGCGCTTCTGTCTTCCCCAGAAAACGTGTCGCTCCGACCAGTACAGGCCATAGTGAGTGATCATCTCGCCTCCGTAATGAACCGCTCCGCATCCTTCAGCCGAATCTCCCCCGAGATCAACTTCGGCAGCAGCGCGTCGCGCAGGGCCGCTAGTGTGCGGGATTCATGCTCATGCTCGACGACCTTCAGATACAGAGGTCGTGACAGGCGATCGAAGACGTGCATGATGGGGGCAGTCGGCGCGACGATTCGAATCGGCCGGAAGTTGGACTTGCTGATCTCCAAGAACGTCGAGCCGTTGGCATGACTCACAATCTCATCGTGGGAAACGCTTGCCCATCGCAGCAGGAAGAGGTTCGAAGTGCCGGGACGCGGCTTCATAGCGATGAAGCCCTGATTGACTGCAACTGGTACTTCGGCGATTGCCAGGTAGCCGATGGGCGCGCGCGAGGAAAGGAGAACGGTTCCTTTTGGCAGCAATCCGGAACTGATTTGCGTTAGTCCGGCGTCTGTGATCTTGCGCTCGGTGTCGAGCAGAACAGGCAACGGAAGCCCTGATAGATCCTTCGGTGTAACCCAGTGATGCGTACCGTCCTCCCAGTACTCGGCTCGCTCGGTTTTCGGTGTGCTCCCACCGACAATCTCTGCCAGTTCACCGATGGACCTCACCTCCCACCCCTTCGGGATCTCGCCGAGCTCCGAATCCACGAAGGAACCGGGGAAAAGGTCGGCGATGTGGCGGGGGAGGCCGGGGTCACGGCCTTCGGTTTTGGCGCGGACGGGGTCGAAGTCCACAAACCAGGACTTGAAGAGCGCCCGTGCCATCGCCTCCAGCGTCTCGCTCATCCGCCGGTTCAACTCGATCTTGTCGTCCAGCGTGCCGAGGATGTGGGCGATGGCGCGTTGTTCGATGAGTGGGGGGTATGCGACCTCAAGTGTACGTGCATCACCTTGCGATATAAACGGCTGTGCCGAACCGCGCTTTGGCCAAACCGCGGGGTCCCGCGTCAACCAGTAGAGGAACTCGGTGTCTACGTCTGCGTGGGTTGCCCAAAACCGAAGCGTGTTCTTGATGCACGACCACTTGCCCTTCGCGAGCCAAGTCCTTCCGCATTCGGCCCCGATTGCACTGAGGACTACGCCTACGCGTTCAAAGTCGGCATACGAGAGAAGACCGTCCGGACCAGAAGCACTGTAAGCACGAAATCCAGTCTCCACGTAGGAAGCTTTCGTCACGGAGGTGTCTCCCCAGTTGACGTCCGCGACCTCGCCCAGAGATGCCCGGGTCCAGTATGCTGGCCACTCACACGCCATACCTCAGCTCCTTCAACCTGGTCCAGATTCCTGCTGCAACCTTTTTGCCATTCTTGAAGCATTGAACCTTGCTGAGGCGCATTCTTCGGAGATCAAGTACCAGAAGAAGTCCAATCTCATAGCGAAAAAGCGTACCGGTGAACTCCTTTAATTTGTTACAGTCCCATTCATGAGGTTGCCTTGAACTCGACTTCTTTGTTTCAATCACGAGGACGTTTTTGCTGTCGCGACCTCGTTCATGAACAACTATATCTGGATACACGGATCGCACGCCTAGATCATTCGATGTTGTGGGCTCACCATGGTTTCTCAAGCGCTTAACCTCACTCCCATGGCGGTTGTACTCACAATCCACCTTGAATTCTGGGAAATACGCCTGCAAGTGCTCAGCCAGTTTGTGTGTAATGGAGCGCTCACTTGACTCTCTCACCAGCAGGTCACTTTCACACTTGAAGAACGCATTCAGTGCCAAGTGCACCCTCCGAAAAAGTTCAGATTCATCCGCCATACCCAAGCTCCTTCAGGTTGGCGGCGATCGCGGCATCGAGCTTCGCGGCCTCGGCCTGCTGCTCGCGCAGTGTTGCGGTGAGCCGCTTCATCTTCCCCTCGAACGGCTCGCCGTCGTCCTCGACCGCTTCCGCGCCGACGTAGCGTCCGGGGGGGAGGACGTGGCCGTGTTTGCGGATGTCGTCCAGAGTTACAGATTTGCAGAAGCCGGGGACGTCCGCGTAGCCCCCACCCTCACCCTCCCCCGCAAGCGGGGGAGGGGATGAAATGGAGTCACCGCGCCAGGCGTGGTAGGTCCCGGCGATCTTGGCGATATCGGCGTCGGTCAATTCACGATGGACGCGATCGATTAATGTGCCCATTTTGCGCGCATCGATGAACAACACCGAGCCGCGACGGTCGCGGAAGCGGCCGTTCTTTTTGTCGCGCGCGAGAAACCAGAGGCAGACGGGAATCTGGGTTGAATAGAACAACTGGCCGGGGAGGGCAACCATGCAGTCGACCAGATCGGCCTCAATGATATTTCTGCGGATTTCGCCCTCGCCGGACTGGTTGGATGACATCGAGCCATTGGCCAGCACAAATCCCGCCAGCCCGGTCGGCGCCAAATGATGGATAAAATGCTGCACCCAGGCGAAGTTGGCGTTGCCCGCCGGCGGGACGCCGTACTTCCAGCGCTTGTCGGTCTTCAGGAGGTCGCCGCGCCAGTCGCTGTCGTTGAACGGCGGATTGGCCAGGACATAGTCGGCTTTGAGGTCGGGGTGCAGGTCGTTGTGAAAGGTGTCGCCGTGGGCGATCTGGGCGTCGATGCCGCGGATCGCCAGATTCATCTTGGCCAGACGCCAGGTCGTGTAGTTTGACTCCTGACCGTAGATTGAGATGTCGCCGATCTTGCCCGAGTGGGCTTCGATGAACTTCTCGCTGGACACGAACATCCCGCCGGAGCCGCAGCAAGGGTCATACACGCGTCCCTTGTAGGGCGCGAGCATTTCGACCAGCACGCGCACCACACGGGAGGGTGTATAGAATTGTCCGCCCTTCTTCCCCTCGGCGGAGGCAAACTGCGCGAGGAAGTACTCGTAGACCCGACCGAGCACATCTTTCGCCCGGTCCTCCGGGGCTCCGAGGCCGATGTCGCTGACCAGGTTGATGAGTTGGCCCAGCCGCTCTTTGTCGAGGCCGGGACGGGCATAATCCTTGGGCAGAACACCCTTGAGCGAGGGATTGTCGCGCTCGATGGCGGTCATCGCGTCGTCGACGATCCGGCCAATCGACGGTTGTGGAGCATTGGCCTTCAGATTCGACCAGCGCGCCTCTTTGGGCACCCAGAAGATGTTGTCGGCCCGGTACTCATCGCGATCTTCGGGGTCGGCGCCCTTACTTCTCTGGGCCGTCAATTCGGCATGTTTGGCCTCGAAGGCGTCGGAGATGTACTTGAGGAAGATCAGCCCGAGGACGACATGCTTGTACTCGGCGGCGTCCATGTTGCCGCGGAGGGCATCGGCCATCTGCCAGAGTTTGGCTTCGAATCCGAGGTTGGCGGTGTGATTGTTGCGGGTGGTACGGGTCGAACGGGCGCGAGGGGGCATCGCAGATTACCTCGAAACGTGACGATGGAGCCGGGCGGCTTGCACATCTTGCACCGGAGCCCGGATCATGACTATCTCAGCGAATTATACTGCTGAGACAAGTCACGATCAAGAGGCGCTCCCGGGGACGAACCAGGACGCTATACCGGACTCACTTCGCTTGTGGCAGGCCGGAGGCGGCGAGGGCGGCTTCTTTGTCGGCGATGGCGGCGGTGTGGGCCGGCGTGCGGTGGTGTTCGCCGTTGAGGTAGGCGTAGGGGTCATGGTGGACCGCTTCCCGCGGGAGCCAGTCCCAGAAGTGGCCGAGGTCGCGCTGCATGTGGCGCCAGTAGAAGCCGGGCAGGTCGGTGGATTCCTGCTCGAAGTAGGCGCGGAAACCGTGGTCAAAGTCGAGCTGGGCGCGGACCTTGCTGTAGTACTTGACCCGTCCCGACAACTCGGTGGAGAGCGCGCGCACCAGGTTCATCGCGCCGGGGATCGAGGCGCCGTTGGCCCAGAGACGACGCGCCATCATCGGCCGCGAGCAGGCGTAGGCGGTCAGGTCGATGATGTGGTCATAGAAGGCCGACCAGCCGTAGTTCTTCACGCGCACGTTCATCGCGTGGTTGTTGTTGAGGAAATGGAACGGAAACGGGAGGACGCGTCCGGCGCGCTGGTATTCGAGGTTGAGATGGGCGGCCTTGCCGAAGGCGGTCAGAAGCGAGAAGGCGGGGAAGGCGCCCGGGGCCCGGTCGAGGAAGCGCTTGGTCAGCTCGAAGGGATCGGCGCCCTCATCGGAGTCGAGGCCGAAGACGAAATTGGTCTGCACATAGGGGATGTGTCGCATGATCATGTTCACCTGGTCGGCGACCCGTTCGACTTTTTCCATCCCCTTGTTGGCGCCGGTTTTGGATTTGCCGCCCAGTTCATACCAGGACTCGATGCCGGGCAACACGGCGCGGAATCCGTTTCGCTTGAGCCGTTTGACATGCGACTCGCTGAGAAGCGAGAGACTGCTTTCGGCGATGAAGTCGATTCTCCCCTCGGGGACCACTTCCTCGATGGCGTCCATGCATTCATCGAAACGCACGCCGAAATTGGGATCATGCCAGCCGACCCGCGGCCGCTTGAACTTGGTCAGGAGGAAGCGCAGGTCCTCCTTCATCACATCGAAGCCCAGTTGCTGGAAGGGGACGGCGGCGTCTATGCAGAAGCTGCAGGTGTAGGGACAGCCGACGCTGGAGATCATCGGCACGATCTTGATGAAGGGCGCTTTTTTCAGCGTGGCGTCGATGAACTTCCAGCGTTCGCGCACACCGGGCAGCGCGACCGGCTGGCGCGGCGCGCCGATGAGGCGTCCTTCGGGACGCTGCGGCGCGGGATCGCGCAGCAGTTCGGCGATCACCTGCTTGTCGGTGAAGCCGGTGACATAGTCGAAATACTTGAGCGCATCTTCAGGGTAGCACCGGGCATGCGGCCCGCCGAGCACCGTGACGGCGCCGCGCGACTGGAAGAGGCGCGAGAGCGCATACGACAATTGCGCCGATTGGGTGAAGGCGCCGATGAAGATGACGTCGAGTTTGTCGGGGAGTTCGTCGAGAAGGTTCTCAAATCCGGTGTAGCAAACCAGTGTGACATCATGGCCCATCTGCTCGCACCAGCAGCCGATGGCCTGCGGCATGATGCTGGCGAAGTTGGCGTTCATCACCCGGGCCCAGAGGCCGGGGTTGGGATTTTTCGCGACCAGGTCGATGATGCCGATTTGCAGCTTACGCACGGTGAGTCACCATCCACGACTCCTTCGCCCCGGCCGCGTCGGGTCGGGTGA from bacterium encodes the following:
- a CDS encoding RNA-binding domain-containing protein, with translation MIDAKLLGTWVADGESETLEFKATTGERREAARALCAMLNHRGGRVLFGVSSDRRVLGQQVSDSTFEDLAQEARLIDPPVFPTIDRVPVGDGREVIVASVTQGQARPYSYKGVAYRRVGNTSLQMSRDEYNRMLFERLHGEQRWENQPATGWNPSDLDTDELWRTLDEAIRRGRAEDPGSRDIEQSLRGFGLMRDGVLSRASVVLFGRPEHLEAEFPQCLLRVARFRGTDRTEFIDNRQFHGNIFSLLRHAERFLRLNLPIAGRVLPGLFEREDDPLYPPLALREALANAFCHRDYSIGGGSVAVAVYDDRLEVTSSGTLHFGLTAQALFQPHESLPWNPLIAGVLFRRGIIESWGRGTLKMVEVTQEAGLPVPEIEDSAGCVTVRFRPSRYLPPRRVGREVTSRQQMILILLDRSGGGLALRDILVQLGSEASERQVREDLATLRTLGLAIPSGHGRGAKWNRL
- a CDS encoding restriction endonuclease subunit S, yielding MACEWPAYWTRASLGEVADVNWGDTSVTKASYVETGFRAYSASGPDGLLSYADFERVGVVLSAIGAECGRTWLAKGKWSCIKNTLRFWATHADVDTEFLYWLTRDPAVWPKRGSAQPFISQGDARTLEVAYPPLIEQRAIAHILGTLDDKIELNRRMSETLEAMARALFKSWFVDFDPVRAKTEGRDPGLPRHIADLFPGSFVDSELGEIPKGWEVRSIGELAEIVGGSTPKTERAEYWEDGTHHWVTPKDLSGLPLPVLLDTERKITDAGLTQISSGLLPKGTVLLSSRAPIGYLAIAEVPVAVNQGFIAMKPRPGTSNLFLLRWASVSHDEIVSHANGSTFLEISKSNFRPIRIVAPTAPIMHVFDRLSRPLYLKVVEHEHESRTLAALRDALLPKLISGEIRLKDAERFITEAR
- a CDS encoding class I SAM-dependent DNA methyltransferase, with translation MPPRARSTRTTRNNHTANLGFEAKLWQMADALRGNMDAAEYKHVVLGLIFLKYISDAFEAKHAELTAQRSKGADPEDRDEYRADNIFWVPKEARWSNLKANAPQPSIGRIVDDAMTAIERDNPSLKGVLPKDYARPGLDKERLGQLINLVSDIGLGAPEDRAKDVLGRVYEYFLAQFASAEGKKGGQFYTPSRVVRVLVEMLAPYKGRVYDPCCGSGGMFVSSEKFIEAHSGKIGDISIYGQESNYTTWRLAKMNLAIRGIDAQIAHGDTFHNDLHPDLKADYVLANPPFNDSDWRGDLLKTDKRWKYGVPPAGNANFAWVQHFIHHLAPTGLAGFVLANGSMSSNQSGEGEIRRNIIEADLVDCMVALPGQLFYSTQIPVCLWFLARDKKNGRFRDRRGSVLFIDARKMGTLIDRVHRELTDADIAKIAGTYHAWRGDSISSPPPLAGEGEGGGYADVPGFCKSVTLDDIRKHGHVLPPGRYVGAEAVEDDGEPFEGKMKRLTATLREQQAEAAKLDAAIAANLKELGYGG
- a CDS encoding radical SAM protein, yielding MRKLQIGIIDLVAKNPNPGLWARVMNANFASIMPQAIGCWCEQMGHDVTLVCYTGFENLLDELPDKLDVIFIGAFTQSAQLSYALSRLFQSRGAVTVLGGPHARCYPEDALKYFDYVTGFTDKQVIAELLRDPAPQRPEGRLIGAPRQPVALPGVRERWKFIDATLKKAPFIKIVPMISSVGCPYTCSFCIDAAVPFQQLGFDVMKEDLRFLLTKFKRPRVGWHDPNFGVRFDECMDAIEEVVPEGRIDFIAESSLSLLSESHVKRLKRNGFRAVLPGIESWYELGGKSKTGANKGMEKVERVADQVNMIMRHIPYVQTNFVFGLDSDEGADPFELTKRFLDRAPGAFPAFSLLTAFGKAAHLNLEYQRAGRVLPFPFHFLNNNHAMNVRVKNYGWSAFYDHIIDLTAYACSRPMMARRLWANGASIPGAMNLVRALSTELSGRVKYYSKVRAQLDFDHGFRAYFEQESTDLPGFYWRHMQRDLGHFWDWLPREAVHHDPYAYLNGEHHRTPAHTAAIADKEAALAASGLPQAK